TTTCCACGCCCCCGCTTGTCACTTCACGGTCCTAAGGAATTCCTTTTTAATGCTTTCAGAAGTATCGCCTCTACTTGAGCAGGTTGCAGAAGGAAAACGAGCTGAGAGCCACGCTTGGTGGGGCGAAGCTCTCAGATTCATCCCCAAAGGATGCTGCTGCTGGTGGAAATGCTGGCCTTCAAACTCCAGTCACCAAAGCTTCACCCTGTTTGAAACACGACGATCCAAAGAGCTGCGAAGGAAACGTCAAGTCTATGCCAATAGCAGAGGCGAAGGCGGCTGCTGAGGTTAATGATCTTGCAAAGAGCAGCACCTCAAGCATAAGTTTTGATCATTCATTTGGCCAGCTGAGTTCTGATGCGAAATCCGAGCCTAACATCCAAGTCCAGTACTCGTGGAGCGCTGGGGCTCCGCCTCTCCCGTTCAAACACGAGCAGAAGCCACCAGCTGCGTTCAAACACGAGCCTAAGCCACCTCTCCAGTTCAAGAAAGAGCAGCCCCTCTTCATTGCAGAGCATCACCGGTTTGATCACGTTCCTGTGGCCGTGGCCGTGCAGAGCAAACCATCCGACACTCCATCACCAGCTGCAACGAGCAAAAGGAGCCAGCACAGCGAGAAAGCAACAAAAGTCGAGAGCACCGCAGCTCTCTTCTGCCTTCAGCCTGAGAGCCATTTGGCAGACTCCCACACCACTATATGGAACACAAAGAGCAGCAGCCAGAGCTTGGAGAGTCTATACGACGAATCTTGGCACAGAAACGCGCTCGTTGGAACCGGATCACCTCTCATGAGTGACTACTCGTCCCAATCTGACCTATACCCACCAAATCC
The genomic region above belongs to Salvia miltiorrhiza cultivar Shanhuang (shh) chromosome 5, IMPLAD_Smil_shh, whole genome shotgun sequence and contains:
- the LOC131025374 gene encoding two-component response regulator ORR26-like isoform X2 gives rise to the protein MPDMDGFKLLEHVGLEMDLPVIMMSVDGETSRVMKGVQHGACDYLLKPIRMKELRNIWQHVFRKRIHEVRDIEGHESLDEMMLRGGADLSDDGFFFGGDPVSGKKRKDVDYKGDDRVGGDPSSLKKARVVWTVDLHQKFVKAVNLIGFEKVGPKKILDLMGVPWLTRENVASHLQKYRLYLSRLQKENELRATLGGAKLSDSSPKDAAAGGNAGLQTPVTKASPCLKHDDPKSCEGNVKSMPIAEAKAAAEVNDLAKSSTSSISFDHSFGQLSSDAKSEPNIQVQYSWSAGAPPLPFKHEQKPPAAFKHEPKPPLQFKKEQPLFIAEHHRFDHVPVAVAVQSKPSDTPSPAATSKRSQHSEKATKVESTAALFCLQPESHLADSHTTIWNTKSSSQSLESLYDESWHRNALVGTGSPLMSDYSSQSDLYPPNPCLGPIDPFSFNGQELFTDVHSHLYDSLKFNPEFPIDPVEYPVIDQGVYIA